The nucleotide sequence CATGAGTTTTCTATTAATCTTCTTTTATTCATTATGACTTTAATTATTACTTCAGAAAATTTTGTCCGTGCATTTTTTGAATGGAAGTTTTCAACGGACCCAAAGCAATCGATCCTATCCCTTGCTGAGGGGATCATACTTATTACAATTGTGCTGATGGTCATTCAGTTTGATGTTTTGACATTATTATTTCAGTAATCGAAGGAGGAAGCAGCGATGAAAAGAAGAAAGATTTCACTTTCACTGATCTTCCTTTTACTTGTATCTTTTATAGGAATTATGTATACATTATTAAATCGACCTGAAAAGATGTATACAAGCACCACCATGATGATGACCATTGAAGAAAAGGAACACTACATAGAACCGGGTAAATACCAAAAAATGTGGGTAATGGGCACGAATGCGAATGACCCTGACAAAAACAAAGAACGGTTCAAGGTTATGATTGGGGATTCCAGGATTTACAACCTGCTGGAAGAAGGGAAGGAATATTTCGTTACCTTTCAAGGAGTCAAAAAAAATGAAGAGAGCGAATATATCTTTACATTTAGCCAAATAGGCAATCCGGAGGGAACCCAAATGAGTGGAGATGGAATAATAGAAGAGTAGGAGTTGGAAGTCCACTATGTTAAAGAACAAAAGATTTTTGATTGTAGCCGTCATTTTTTTCTTTCTATCGATTGCACTCAACTTTCCTTTCCCTCACGAATATCCTATTGGACAGGAATTGAGTTCAGCTTTGAATTTTCCAATCAAAACTATTAATGGTGTTAATTATATCGGGATCACAGGTCTGGTTTTATTCGGCATTAGCTTATTTTTCCTCGTGAAATCGCTAGAAAAATTCCATCTCCGTATGGTCTTAATCGCTTTTTTAATGGTGGTCTTCCTGCCGATGGAAATGGTAAGTGCATATCAGAAAACGTTTGCGACAGGTATAAACGCCGTCGAGTACGAGAGAAAGAGCAGCATGTGCCTATTCGAGATGAAAGACGAAATCACACTATACGCTAACTGCCAGCTCCCATTTGAAAATCACAGCAATCAAGCAGTCCAATTCAACATCGAATTCTATGAAAAATACCTATTCGAAGATGATTATCCGATGCTATCTCTCTTGAATGATGGAGGCCCATATGAAGTCATTCTTCATGGAAAAGAGAGAAAAGTAGTCACAATTGAGACTGAGATTGACTTATCCAAATCAGGAAGAGGTTCATTGAGCGGGGAAGCCTGGGGGGTCAATATTAAGATTAAAGATGGGGATAGGGTCAGGAAATTATAATGTAAAACGTTGGGTGAAGAATGCCTAATAGTTATAAGGAATGCCAGGTGTTATGCTCCTGGCATTTTATTCATTGTCTTATCATGGTGGAATGTAAATTTGTTCTTTCCTGACCTTTTCGATGTATAGAGTGCTTCATCGGCATAGCTTATAACAGTAAATGGGTCTTGATCGTGGGCGGGCCAATTAGCGATACCGATACTGCATCCGACATAGATTTCGGTATCTACCATATCATAAGGCTTGTTTACGTTTTGAATCAGCTTATTAGCAATTTTTGAAATAAATAATTCCGGAGTGTCATTGGCTACTTCAACAATAACAAGGAATTCATCTCCACCAAGCCTGAAGATTTTATCTTCTTTACGAATGCTTTCTATTAATCTAAATGCTACTTCCTTTAGCAGCTCGTCACCAGTATGATGACCATAAAGGTCATTAACATTTTTAAAGCCATCCAAATCTAAATATAAAAAGGAAAGCTGATTTTTAGCAAAAACGGCCTCCTTAATAAAGTGATCAAGGGCAACGCGGTTCCCAAGTCCAGTAAGGAGGTCATTGTGCGCTAGTGTTTCCATTTTCCCTAAGTTTGATTCTGTAATAACCAAGGAGTCCACAAGCTCCCCAAGAGAACCTGAGAGAACTTCGAGATCTTTAATACCTTTAATATATGGGATATGTACTTTATCACCCAATCTTAGGCTATGGGCAGCTTTTGAAATTTTCCTTAAAGGGTTCGTAATAAAACCTGCGAGCACCCAGCCAATCAAAGCAAAGAATATAGCGGCCATCGTCCCGAGTTTCAATATATAAGACTTTAAGCTCTCAACGGGAGCGAATGCATTTTCTTCAGGTATGCGGACAATAACCGTCCAGCCAAGCCCATCATAATCATTATACCCATCACCAATTGCAAACCCTGATAAGTAGTTTTTTCCGTCAGGCCATTTCTCGACTAGCCAGCTATTTTCTCCCTTCCTTGCATTTTGTAGACTATTAATCTTAAGCGGCATGCCAATCATATTTTTAGGACCAAGAAGGACAGTATCGTCACTTTTGCTCACGATGAAGATTTCCGCTCCAGTCAATTCATCCTTTAGTGGCTCAACAATTTCATCCTGCATCTGTTTAGACCACTCCCAGCTAAGGTGGGCTGCCAAAATACCAGTCAGATTTCCGTTTTCATCAACTATCGGCTTACTGATGTCAACGAATTGTATCGGTTCTCCCGTAGGATTAGGCAGCAAATTCGCAAGCAGGACGGCATTATGGACATCACCAATGAAAAGCCCTTTTTTTCCCTCCAGGTAAACTGGACGTTTTGAAATATCTGATCCTACCAAAATCTTGTCTGTTGCTGCAAGTACTTCTCCGTCTTCATCCGTCAGTCCAATCCACGAAAAGACGGGAACGCTTGCCTTAAGTTGGTCTAGCAGTATTTGTGCATTTCCAATGTTACCAGCGTTTTTAATATCGTCAATTTGACTTAAAACCTCTACCTCTCCAATTCGTGACCACATAAATGAATCTAGTTTATCAGCCATATGAAAAGCGGTTGTTGATAAACTGTTTCCTATTTCTCTTTTAATTATATCTCCTGAATGCTTGCTAATCGTTATACTTAACAGCATCGCAAGGGCAATAATGATCACCCCAAAAGTTAATGCAACATAAGTTCGAAGGTTAATCTTCACTCGATAAAATCCTTTCTAATACCAAAACTAAAAATCCTCTACCTAGATATTTCGACATATTTTTCGTTTTTTCAAGACTCAATATCAAAAAAATATATTTTCATGAGAAACAAAAGACAAAGTCAGCTGCAAAATTAGGCAGTGAAAGGAACAAAGTTTTAAAAAAAGAGCCTTTAATTATCAGGGAAAACAGGAATTACAATCTACTTACGCGAATAGCTAGGGAAGAGAGTGGGAATTCTCAAAACAGATTTGTACTACAGGAGTTGTTGTGGATGAAGAAGGCGTGGCTAGCAGGATTGTTGTCAGGTATGGCTCTTGGCCTGTTCTTAGGTGTAATTGAATACGTTTTTAATATAAAAGTGTATACATTATTGGTGAATGTAGATTATGTTCCTGTTTTAAAGGAGTTCGCTTTACCAGGAATAGTTGAGTTTGGCTTACACTTGATCATTTCCGTTGCTCTCGCGGCTGGAGTTGAGTTTTACGCTACGAAAAGGGAGATAGAATTGGAAAGTAAATTTCGTTTAATTTTCATGATCAGCTTAATCATTGGTCTGGCCCTTTATCCAACAACTGTCTTGTCAAATAGGACACCGCCGATCTCCAGTCTATACTCATTCGTATTTTGGATGCTTGGCCATGGCCTGTATGGTCTAATCCTTGGATTGTTGTTAACCCCTGCGAAGAAGAGAGGAAGTTTGCCAAGAAAGTACTTTTATGTTCTGTCGACTCTGATCTTAGCTATAACATTCCTTGCCAGGTGGGATGATAACCGTGAGAAGAACTTAACGGAAGTCCTTGATTCCAAACAAATCGAAAGAGTCTTGTTTACACAACGGTCTTTAGAGAATGATATGGGACAATACAATCGAAAATTATCCGATAAAGATGCCATTGAAGAACTGATCAGCTTTTTAAGTCAATACAAAGTTATTAAGGTAGGAGACCGGAACTTCCATTCCGAATATCCTGAAGAACAATTCCAATTTCTACTGAAGTATAAAGACAACCGAATTACGATGCCAGCGTTGATTGAGAGGAATGTTTTACTAAATGACATGTATCAGTATAAGATCACAAACGGCCCTTTTGATTATGAATGGATGGAAGATTTTTTAAAAAGGAAGGGAGAAGAATTGTAACTAAATGGTTCATTACACATTTAGTTGAAACCTTTTTTCACTTCTGATGCGTATTTCAAATGATCTAATCTTTTGACTTAAGGTGCGTTAAATAAACCGTATTCCCACTAAAATAAATAAAATGATAGTGACTTTTATTAAGGAATCTGTTCACTTAAAGGTGAAAGTGTGGATCGATGAGATGGGATAATCAACCACAAAACCGTGTCAGAATAAACCGCAGACGCAGTCAGCCAGACGAGCAGTAATAAGAATATAGTCAGAACAATGTCATTATTTTCACCTTATTAAAAGCTCAGGATATCCCTGAGCTTTTAATAATGCTTGGTTGAACGAATAATGCATAAATGAAGGTTCATTTAGGATTACGGCAAATAAACGCTTTTAAAAGGCGTTTATTTATCTGTACCTTCAATGAGTATATAAATCTCGGCAAAATGCCCTATTAATCTTTTGAATCTACCTTCCTATCAACTTCCTTAATTACTTCCATATAAAAACTGATCGCATTCAGGTAGTTGTCAATACTAATATGCTCGTTCGTTCCATGCATCCTGTTAAGATCCTCCGATGTCAGCTGGACAGGGAGGAACCGGTACGTGTTTTCGGCGATGCTGTCGTAATGTTTGGCATCAGAACCTGCAAACATCAGATAGGGGGCTATGACCGCTTCGTCATAAACATTTTTCGCGCTTTGCTGGATCGATCTGAAATGCCAGCTGTCAACATTAGATACTCCAGAAGCCTCTGAGCCTTCAATTGTCACTTTGATTGCATCGTCGTCAATCGTTTCTTCTATAAATTCCTTCACTTCCTCCAACGAATCACCCGGCATAAGGCGTAAGTTGATGATGGCCGAAGCTTTCTCTGGAAGGGCGTTGTACTGCTCGCCGGCATGGAAAATCGTTGGTGCAATCGTCGTCCTGATCAGCGCGGCAGAAGCGGGCTGCTGCAGAAGGATTTTTTCAATGATTGGTTCGAAAATAAACTTGTTGGCAAAGACATATCTCATGGCAAAGCTCATTTCAGGAGCTACAAACTCAAATAAATCCTCACCTGGCCCTTTCAGGTCGGCAGGGAACTGGGTTTCTTCCAGCTTAGCGATCGCGCTGGCAATCCTGCCAATATTGGTCCGGTCCTTTGGCTGTGAAGAATGGCCGCCGCTTCCTTCAATTGAAAGCTCTGCTGTCGCTGACCCTTTCTCGGAAACCCCAACAACACCGACGGGCTGCTCGACACCCGGAACCATGTTTTCGACGATGGCTCCTCCTTCATCTAAAACGAAGTCAAACTTGACGCCTCTTTCTTTAAGTGAACTCACAATCTTGCTGGCACCCTCATCACCGCCGATTTCTTCATCATGCCCGAACATTAGATAGATGTCTCGTGAAGGCTGATAACCTTCTGTAAGCATGTGTTCTGCAGCTTCAAGAATCCCAATCACACCAACTTTGTCATCCAGTGTACCGCGACCCCAAATCTTTCCGTCTGCGACAGCCCCGCTAAAAGGGTCTTGTTCCCAGTTTTCTTCCGTGCCTTCAAGGACGGGTACAACATCGTAATGGCTTGTCAAACCAATAGGATTTTTCGTGGAGTCTGTTCCATTCCATTTATACACAAGCGCATAGCCATTCACTTTTTCAAGCTCCAGCTCTTTATGTACCATAGGAAAGCTCTTTTCTAAAAAGGAAATGAAGCGGTCGAATTCCATCATGTCCATTTTGCTGCGGTCCTGATAGGAAATCGTTTTAAATTGAACCGCTTTTGAAAGGGTATTGATCGCATGGTCTTCTTTAATAGTGCCATTAAAGTGTTTAGGTGAGGGCTGTCGGGATTCCAAGGTGAGGGTATTGATCATGGTGGCAACGATAAATATAAGAAGCAGGCTGCTAATTATTATTAAGAAAAGCTTTAGTTTGTTCATAGATTATTAGAGAACCTCCATTCATTTTTTCAAAAAAAGCCCCCGGTTTCCCAGAGGCCGTTGTTTAGGCAATTTCAGGTGCTTGAGGCTGAGCTTCAGGTTCTGGAACAAAAGCCAGAATGATCATGCCAATAACAAAAAGGATCACGAGGCTGAAAACGCCCATGCTCGAATTCCCTGTAAGCTGTGCTGTAAGACCGACCATAAGAGGCCCCATGATTGAAGCGAATTTACCGAAGATGTTATAGAATCCGAAAAACTCATTCGCATTCGCTTTAGGCACCAATTTTGCAAAATAAGATCGGCTTAATGCCTGAATACCGCCCTGGGACGTAGCAACAAGCATTGCCAGGATCCAGAAGTCCGTCGTTGTTTCCAGGAAGTAAGCGTAAATACAAACAAAGATATAAACAATAATTCCGACATAAAGCATTTTTTTACCGGTAAAACGCTCGGATAATTTTCCGAATAAAATTGCGAACGGCCAGGCGACGACCTGGGTGGCAAAAAGGATGATTAATAGGTTAGTAGAGCTGATCCCTAAATCGGTTCCATAGGCTGTAGACATCGTGATGATTGTTCCTACACCGTCAATGTAAAAGAAATAAGCTAATAAGAATAGAAATAATGCCCTATATTTTCGGATTTCCTTAAAGGTTTTTCCTAGACGTCTAAAGCTTTGGAGAACCAATTGCGGTTCGCGCTCAATGAAATGCTTTTGATGTACATTTTTAAACATGGGGATGGAGAAAAGTCCCCACCAAATGGCGGTAATGATAAAAGCTGTCTGGCTGGCTAAGGTCATTGAAATTGGCAGGACCTTTGTCTGGGCTAAAATAATGATTGCGATACTGATGATGAATGGAATCGTACTCCCGATGTAGCCCATCCCGTATCCGCGCGCTGAAACTCTGTCCATGCGTTCATCCGTTGTCACATCAACGATGAAGGCATCGTAGAAAACGTTGGAGCCTGTCGATCCGAGCACGGCAAGGGTGTAGACGACAAGCAGCATCAGCCAGTTACCGCTCGGCACGAAAGCAAGACCCGCTGTAAAAGTGATTCCAAGAGTAAAGAATATCGTGAAGAAACGCTTTTTCATGCCTTGATAATCCGCAATGGTTCCAAGTATCGGCCCGATCAATGCCAGAATGAAGGTGGCGATGGCAATTGTGTAACCCAAATAGGCGGTCGAATTTGACAGGCTCACGCCAGCATCGGTTGCAGAAGCTTTATAAAAGAGCGGGAATACAGCCGTCGAAATGATAATCGAATAAGCCGAGCTGGCCCAGTCATAACGAATCCAGCTGCTCTCTTCCTTCGTAAAACCTTTCATCATTTTGCCCCCAATAAGATTGTATTTTTGTCTATTAAGTTGAACCATACATACTCAAAGTTTAAAAAAGTGTCTCAAGCGGTAATAAAATTGCTGCAACCGGGGATAAAAGCGTCCCAACCGGTAAAAAAACTTCTCTGAACCTGAAATAAAGCTTTCCCAATAGTGTATAACTGTCTTAACCGGTAAAATAACTCTTCCAACTGGTAATATAATTCGCTTCGAGCCCTCCAAAGACCTTCTTTCCTAGTTCTAAATATCCAAAATCCCTTCAATGATGGAGCCATCTGTATCTCCCAAGTCAAGACCCAGCAGGCGGGCAAAGGTTGGACCTTCGTCTACGAGGTGCATTGACTTGATGGAGATTCCTGGACGAATGCCTTTTCCAGCTGCGAAGAAAACGGTGTGATATCCCTCTTTTTCAGGGGAGTATCCATGGCAGGCAAAGGTGTATTTTTTAGTCCTGGCATCCTGTTCGGTTACTTCTTCGATGTAGTCACCTTCAATTGCATCGCTAAAATAAAATCCTCTAGCGGCTTCCAGCATCCTGAAGGCAGTTCCGTCAGCTCCTTTTGCGTTAGCCTCGGAACCAGTGATGGCTGCTTCAATACCGTTGCTGCCGTCCTTTAAAAGCTCAACTAAGATATTTGTAACGGTATTTTTAGTGGCATCATCTTTTTGACCTTTTAGATAGACATAGGCTGATCCGTCACAACTCTTGCAATAGGCTTTCCAGTCGGTTACTTTACCTGAAGCATTGGTTTGGATAAGTCCTCGTTCTTTAAATAATACGTTTAATTTCACCACTTTAGACTCATCAAGTGCACTGTGATCACCAAGAATGGCAACCGTTGTATTCTCAGCAATGCCTGCTTCTTTGAGTGCTTCCATGATTCTTCCAAGTCTCTTGTCATGGCGGTGAAGTGCGGCCAGTGCTTCTTCTGATGAAAAACCGTGCATATGGCGCTGGGAGTCCAGATCGACAAAATGAATCAACATCAATTCTGGCTTCCTCGTTTTGATGGTTTCCACTGTTGATTCAAGAACGAAGTCGTCGAGCTCCGGCTGGCTCAATCCATTTCTGATATGACCGAATTTAGCGTTCATTTCGAGCTGGTATCGAGGACTCCCATTGGAAAGCGAAACGGGAATCTGATGATGCCAGGGCCTGTTCGCAAAAATTTCTGGCATATTGTAATCGATATCGGCTTTTGCCGTCACCGGCCATAATAATGCTGCGGTTTTCATGCCCGCCTTTTTTGCCTCATCATAAAGGGTTGTCCCTTTTATATGGCGGCGGTGCCAGTACCAGTCTGGTGAAATTCTGCCAGGCTGGATAAATGTATTGTTGACAATACCGTGCCGATTAGGGAAATTACCCGTCACGATAGTCGCATGGCAAGGGTATGTAACAGAAGGATAGATCGTTTCTACCTGTGTACAGAAAGAACTATTCTCTATAAAAGCCTTAAAATTTGGCAGCTCCCTGAGCAATGGAACATCATGCTCAGAAAGACAGTCAAAAGATATGACTATTAAGTGGTCTGTCAATCGTGTCATAATAGCCTCCAAGTGTTGTTTATATAATAAATATAGCAGAATATTTTGGGAAAAATAATCAAGTTTGCCATTTTCCTTAGGAAGGATTTACTGAGCCATTAAAGAAGTAATTAAGTATCTGAAAAACTGGAGGCAGATTAAGATGGATTTAATCGACAAAGCATTGCAAATTGCTTCAATGGCACATGAGGGACAATATCGCAAAAATACAATAATACCGTATATTGCTCACCCGGTGGCAGTAGGGATGATTTTACAAAAAGCGGGATACCGCAAAGAAGTGGTTGCAGCCGGAATCCTGCATGACACAGTTGAAGACACCGATTTAACAATGGAAGATATAGAGCAGGAGTTTGGAAAAGAAATCGCAACAATCGTTGAAGGGTGCTCTGAGCCAGACAAGTCTCTTTCCTGGGAAGAACGCAAAGAGCACACAATTGAGTTTTTGAAAACTGCATCCGAAGAAATCCGCGTGGTAGCTTGTGCGGACAAATTACATAATGTCAGGTCAATTCACCAGGACGTCGAAGAATCCGGCGAGGAAGTCTGGAAAAGATTCAGACGCGGAAAAAAGCAACAGGAATGGTATTACAGGAATGTTGTGGAAAGCCTTGGCTATGCCACGAAGTTTCCGCTGCTGGCAAAACTTGAAAAGGAAATAGATCGTTTATTTGAAAAAGAAGAAATCAACTACAACGAATCCGACTTTTCGATAACAGAAGACGCTGGCTTGGACAAGGATGACATTCTGGACAGGAAACATCCTAACCGGAAATAAGACTACAGTTGTGCTGCCATATGGGGAAGGTACGGAGATAATCTAATGGTTTTTTAAAAGAAGAATTTAGGAGGGAGAAAATTTGAAATCACCACTTTATAATAAAATAAACAATGTTTTTATCCATGTGAGCAATTTGAAACAATCCGCAGAATGGTATTCGAACTTGCTGGGGATACCATTTGATGGCCAAAAGATAAAATCACCAGTCCATAACATTCCTGTTACATCTGAAACAGGATTGACCTTGGACGATCACACCTTTGACCCAGGCTTTAATTTAAAGCCCTCCGGCCATGTGTTGTTTAATTTTCTTGTAGATGATGTTGATGAAGCCTATGACTTTGTAAAATCAAATGGAATTATAATAACTAAAGAAATTGAGCGGATTGGCGATTTTGCCTACTTCAATTTCCAGGATCCGGACGGGAATGTATTAATGATTTGTAACTGTTAAGCGGTATTGGTGACCTAAAAACGGTGGAATTCAATTTTAAGGTAACCAACAGGCGGTATTGGTGACCTAAAAATGCAGAGATTATAATTAAAGGGAACCAATAAGCATCATTGGTGACCTAAAAGAGCCAAAACTAAAATGATAGGTAACCAATAATCTGAGGTCAAGGTTCAACTACCCATAAATGGTTTTTATTTCCGGGATTTACCCGTATCATCCCTGGGTAAAGAAAGGTAATTCTTAAGAAGGGGTGATAAAGATGAAGACGAATGTGAAAATGTCAAAAGAAGAGCTATTTAATCAAATCCAGAATAGTGATGGCAACTTAAGAATTTCGTCTGTGTCCTCAGTTGAAGAAGGGGAAGAAGTAATCGCCCTGGCTAAACACCTTGAACTTGAAGGTAAAATCGTACTATTAGAATACTGTTTGGATAAGAAGCCATTGGCTGTTTCCTTGAAAACAAAAAAACCTGACTAAGAATATAAATTCAATTGGCGAGCCGCTTTTATAAGCGGTTCGCCTTTTTATTTGTGATAAAAATAGGTAAAAGGAATCAAAAAAAACAAAGAAATCGTTTTCTTTCTAAAATTATAAAATTTACAATTGACTGAATATTATATCTATATTATTATCGTACCTAATACTTTTTTCTTTCGCAAAGCGAAGCGTTTAAGTGAAAAAGAAAATGGGGGGATTCATGATGTCACAGATGTTAGCTTTAGTTATTGTGGTTTTCATTTTATTAGTGGGGGATTTAGTTGCTGTAAGGACGAAGGCATGGATTCCTTCCATGTTCGTTTCAGCTGTATTGTTCCTGATTGGGTATTGGACGTTTTTCCCGAAAGAAATTGTAGCACTTGCTGGTGTGCCATCAGCAGTTGCTGTCATGATGATGTATTTATTAATAACGAATATGGGTACATTGCTATCTATCCAAGAATTGAAAAACCAATGGAAAACAATTGTCATTGCGCTATCAGGTATTTTAGGAATAGTAGCTGTACTATTGAGTGTCGGTACTCTCATTTTTGGATTCCAGACAATGGTTGTTGCCGTACCGCCTTTGGTTGGTGGAGTCGTTTCCGCTTTGATCATGTCTGAAGGTGCAAAGGAAGCGGGTCTTGCAACACTGTCGGTATTCGCTATTGTTATTTATGTGATGCAGGGTTTTGCGGGTTACCCATTAACATCACTCGTTCTGAAAAAAGAAGGCAAGAAACTTTTAAAGCAATATCGAGAGGGCAGCCTTGCTGCAAATGAAGTGGCTGCAACTGTAGAAGCTGCCGCGCCACCTGTTGAATTAAAGCTTTTTAAAAACCTGCCAGAAAAATATAATACTGAATTCTTTAAGTTTTTCAGGCTGTCACTGGTCGCTTATCTGGCTTACCTAACATCAACTCTTCTGGCTCCAGTCGTATCTGTAAGCCCGTTCGTACTTGCACTATTATTTGGTGTTATCGCGACAAGCGTAGGCTTCCTGGAAAAGCAGGCCCTGCAAAAGGCCAATGGATTTGGGATCGCAATTCTCGTTTTGATGTTATTCATTTTCGATGGGTTGAAGCAGGCTACACCAGGAATGCTTGTAGAAATCATTGTTCCACTAATTAGTGCGATTGTCCTTGGAATCACGGGAATGTACATCTTCTCATTTGTTGTTGGCAAAATTTTAAAGGTAAGCAAGGAAATGGCCTTTGCTGTATCACTGACGGCGCTTTACGGTTTCCCGGCAGATTATATCATCACCAATGAAGTGATCAATTCTTTAACAGAGGACGAAAAAGAAAGAGAAGCGCTGACCAGTCATATGCTACCACCAATGCTTGTGGGTGGGTTCGTGACCGTCACAATTGTTTCGGTCGTACTCGCCGGTATCTTTGTCGGATTCTTGTAAGAAAAGAGGGGAATAAGATTGCTAGATTTAAAGGAACGCATTGAACAGCATATCGCTCAAATTAGTGAGTACACAGCGACTCCCGGAAAAGGGACGACAAGGCTGACCTACAGCCAGGAGGATTTAAAGACCCGCAATTATATAAAAGGAAAAATGAGTGAGTATGGGCTGCAGGTTAGAGAAGACGGCTTCGGCAATATTTTTGGCAAACTGAAAGGTAGCTTGAAAGACGCACCGAGCGTGATGGTCGGGTCGCATTTTGACTCCGTCCCTCACGGCGGCTCCTATGATGGACCTGCTGGAGTTGTTGCCGCTCTAGAGGTAGCAGGGCTCTTTGCTAAAAATAACTTGAGCCCCAAGTATCCTCTCGAAGTCGTTGCCATGGTAGAAGAAGAAGGCGCAAGGTTTGGCGGAGGGCTGATGGGATCCCGAGGGATGGTCGGTTTGCTGAGTGAAGAGGATTTTAATAATCTGAGAGACTCAAACGGTGTTTCCACAGTGGAAGCAATGGCTGAAATTGGGCTTGACTCATCACTTCCGAAAAAAAGAGATCCGAAAACGATGAAGGCTTTCCTCGAGTTACATATTGAACAAGGTCCTATTTTAGAAGAAAAAGAGATTCCGATTGGAGTTGTCGAGGCGATTGTTGGACTGACTCAGCTGGAAGTCACTGTAAAAGGGCAGGCAGGGCACGCAGGTACCACCCCGATGGACCGCCGGGCAGATGCTCTGGTAGCCGCAGCGAATATAATCGCTCGCTTACCAGATCTTGCTGCAGAGGAAGGAACAGGAACGGTCATTACCACCGGTCGCTTAAATGTTTACCCGAATGGGGCGAATGTCATTCCTGATCAGGTAGTTTTCTCGGTTGATATTCGCTCAGGAAAGGAAGAACACGTCCTGAATGTCATCGAGAAAACAAAGAATCTAGTTCATTTTTTTAGTAAAAATGGAATCGAAACAACGATTGATCAGCTTTTATATATCCAGCCGAAAGAACTGAATCAAGGTATCCGCTCTCTTTTAAAAGAGAAAAGCGAAGTGTTGGAAATCCCGTATTGTTCGATCAATAGCGGAGCCGGTCACGATGCGATGGTTTTATCCGATTACACAGACGTTGGAATGCTGTTCATTCCAAGTAAGGATGGACTAAGTCATTGTCCGGAAGAATGGTCAGATTCAGAAGACATAGCTAAAGCTGTTCAAATTTTTTACGAAACAGCTAAGAGTTTAACGGAGGCGGATTGATGATTAACGAGGGATTAAAAGAAGCTATTAAGGAATACAAGGATGAATTAACAGAGCTGCGCAGGCAGCTTCACAGCGACCCGGAGCTTTCTTGGGAGGAATATAGAACAACCAATTTTGTTTGTGAATATCTAGATCAATTAGGAGTTAGGTATAGAAGAACAGAACCAACAGGTGTGATTGCTGAAATCAAGGGCGGCAAGCCAGGCAAGACTGTCGCCTTGAGGGGGGATATGGATGCTCTTTCCGTCGAGGAACTAAACAAGGACCTGCCTTACGCTTCAAACGACGAGGGGAAAATGCATGCTTGCGGGCATGATGCCCATACTGCCATGCTGATGGTCGCGGCGAAGGCATTAAATGAAATCAAGGAAGAGCTGCCAGGAAATGTTCGCTTATTGTTCCAGCCAGCTGAAGAAGTAGCAGAAGGGGCCAGAGCTCTGGTAAAACAGGGAGCTGTTGAAGGAGTTGATAACGTATTTGGCATCCACATCTGGTCGCAAATGCCGACGCATAAGGTGAGCTGCACTCCCGGACCATCCTTTGCCTCGGCTGATTTGTTCAAGGTCACTTTTAAAGGAAAAGGCGGTCACGGAGCGATTCCCCAGGATTGTA is from Mesobacillus boroniphilus and encodes:
- a CDS encoding HD domain-containing protein, with translation MDLIDKALQIASMAHEGQYRKNTIIPYIAHPVAVGMILQKAGYRKEVVAAGILHDTVEDTDLTMEDIEQEFGKEIATIVEGCSEPDKSLSWEERKEHTIEFLKTASEEIRVVACADKLHNVRSIHQDVEESGEEVWKRFRRGKKQQEWYYRNVVESLGYATKFPLLAKLEKEIDRLFEKEEINYNESDFSITEDAGLDKDDILDRKHPNRK
- a CDS encoding VOC family protein, with amino-acid sequence MKSPLYNKINNVFIHVSNLKQSAEWYSNLLGIPFDGQKIKSPVHNIPVTSETGLTLDDHTFDPGFNLKPSGHVLFNFLVDDVDEAYDFVKSNGIIITKEIERIGDFAYFNFQDPDGNVLMICNC
- a CDS encoding Zn-dependent hydrolase, translated to MLDLKERIEQHIAQISEYTATPGKGTTRLTYSQEDLKTRNYIKGKMSEYGLQVREDGFGNIFGKLKGSLKDAPSVMVGSHFDSVPHGGSYDGPAGVVAALEVAGLFAKNNLSPKYPLEVVAMVEEEGARFGGGLMGSRGMVGLLSEEDFNNLRDSNGVSTVEAMAEIGLDSSLPKKRDPKTMKAFLELHIEQGPILEEKEIPIGVVEAIVGLTQLEVTVKGQAGHAGTTPMDRRADALVAAANIIARLPDLAAEEGTGTVITTGRLNVYPNGANVIPDQVVFSVDIRSGKEEHVLNVIEKTKNLVHFFSKNGIETTIDQLLYIQPKELNQGIRSLLKEKSEVLEIPYCSINSGAGHDAMVLSDYTDVGMLFIPSKDGLSHCPEEWSDSEDIAKAVQIFYETAKSLTEAD
- a CDS encoding M20 family metallopeptidase: MINEGLKEAIKEYKDELTELRRQLHSDPELSWEEYRTTNFVCEYLDQLGVRYRRTEPTGVIAEIKGGKPGKTVALRGDMDALSVEELNKDLPYASNDEGKMHACGHDAHTAMLMVAAKALNEIKEELPGNVRLLFQPAEEVAEGARALVKQGAVEGVDNVFGIHIWSQMPTHKVSCTPGPSFASADLFKVTFKGKGGHGAIPQDCIDTAIVASSFVMNVQSVVSRSIDPQQGAVLTVGKMVVGTRFNVIAENAVIEGTVRCFNPATRDHIEKQLTHYAENVAAIYGATAKVEYTRGTQAVINDEESAELVQQVASEAFGEDVIYHEKPTMGGEDFSFYLDEVPGSFALVGSGNPEKDTEWAHHHGNFNIDEEALTTGSELYAQYAWAYLNRN